A stretch of the Aminipila terrae genome encodes the following:
- the rbr gene encoding rubrerythrin, which yields MELKGTKTEQNLLLAFAGESQARNKYTYFASKAKKEGYEQIAALFLNTAENEKEHAKLWFKALGGLNDTKANLLAAAEGENYEWTDMYQGFAKDAEEEGFTALAEQFRAVAEIEKHHEERYRALLNNVETKSVFVKKEENVWECRNCGHLYTGKEAPDVCSVCYHPQSYFEVRKINY from the coding sequence ATGGAACTTAAAGGTACAAAAACAGAACAAAACTTGTTGTTAGCTTTTGCGGGAGAGTCACAAGCAAGAAATAAATACACTTATTTTGCTTCAAAAGCTAAAAAAGAAGGATATGAACAGATAGCCGCATTATTTTTAAACACAGCTGAGAATGAAAAAGAGCATGCAAAGCTTTGGTTTAAAGCTCTTGGTGGATTGAACGACACAAAAGCCAATCTTCTGGCAGCAGCAGAAGGTGAGAACTATGAATGGACAGATATGTATCAAGGGTTTGCAAAAGATGCTGAAGAAGAAGGATTCACTGCATTAGCAGAGCAATTCAGAGCAGTGGCTGAAATTGAAAAGCATCATGAAGAAAGATATCGAGCACTTTTAAATAATGTTGAGACAAAAAGTGTATTTGTAAAAAAGGAAGAAAACGTTTGGGAATGCAGAAATTGCGGACATCTTTATACTGGAAAAGAAGCTCCAGATGTATGTTCTGTATGCTATCACCCACAAAGCTATTTTGAGGTAAGAAAGATTAATTACTAA
- a CDS encoding MATE family efflux transporter — MENSIQKNYNFTKLIRFSIPTIAMMVFMSMYSIVDGAFVSIFINTNALSALNIAYPLFNVVIAMGVMLGAGGSAIIAKKIGETKFQEAKENFSLIVYTGIALGLIMTIIGGIFMKPLLIFLGANNVLMNYCYDYAFTLLLFTTPAILQMIFQYLFITAGNPHLGFGLTIAGGCLNIILDYVFIVPLNMGISGAALATGLGILIPSTVGILYFSFNRKGSLYFVKTKIHMPVLLHGCGNGSSEMVTEFSNAVITFLYNLIMMKYIGEDGVAAITILLYVDFLLKAALLGFSMGVSPVISYNYGSQNIEQIKKLFKYCISFVLATSTIIYIVSILCAPYLTGIFAHNNAHVYKLAMSGFMLYNISFLFSGFNIFSSALFTAFSNGKISAVISFLRTFLFLSAGLLLLPPLIGIKGAWIAVTISEGLSMLMSLFFLIKYRKVYQYL, encoded by the coding sequence ATGGAAAACTCTATACAGAAAAATTATAACTTTACCAAACTGATTCGCTTTTCTATACCAACTATTGCAATGATGGTTTTCATGTCCATGTATAGCATTGTTGACGGGGCCTTTGTTTCAATATTTATTAATACCAATGCCCTCTCTGCATTAAACATAGCTTACCCACTTTTCAATGTAGTTATTGCTATGGGTGTAATGCTTGGTGCAGGGGGAAGCGCAATAATTGCGAAAAAAATAGGGGAAACTAAATTTCAGGAAGCAAAAGAAAATTTCAGCCTGATTGTATATACAGGAATTGCTTTAGGATTAATAATGACCATTATCGGTGGTATATTTATGAAACCGCTACTTATATTCCTGGGTGCAAACAATGTGTTAATGAATTACTGTTATGACTATGCTTTTACCCTGCTGCTTTTTACAACTCCTGCTATATTACAAATGATTTTTCAGTATCTGTTTATAACAGCTGGCAATCCCCACCTCGGTTTTGGCCTTACTATCGCAGGAGGGTGCCTGAATATTATTCTGGATTACGTTTTCATTGTTCCCTTAAACATGGGCATAAGTGGAGCTGCTTTGGCAACAGGGCTGGGTATTTTAATTCCTTCTACAGTGGGAATACTATATTTTTCTTTTAACAGAAAGGGGTCTTTATATTTTGTAAAAACAAAGATTCACATGCCTGTGCTGCTTCATGGCTGTGGAAATGGCTCTTCTGAGATGGTTACAGAATTTTCCAATGCAGTAATAACCTTTTTATATAATCTTATCATGATGAAATATATTGGAGAAGACGGTGTTGCTGCAATCACTATTTTACTTTACGTGGATTTTCTACTGAAAGCAGCGTTGCTGGGTTTTTCTATGGGTGTTTCCCCTGTGATAAGCTATAATTATGGAAGTCAGAACATTGAACAGATAAAAAAATTATTTAAATACTGTATCTCCTTTGTATTGGCCACCTCCACTATAATATACATTGTTTCTATACTGTGCGCTCCTTACCTGACCGGAATTTTTGCCCACAACAATGCACATGTATATAAATTAGCCATGAGTGGCTTTATGCTTTATAATATATCTTTTTTATTTTCAGGATTTAATATATTTTCATCGGCTTTGTTCACGGCTTTTTCCAATGGGAAAATCTCTGCTGTTATTTCATTTTTAAGGACTTTTCTGTTTCTTTCTGCGGGCTTGCTCCTGCTGCCGCCTCTTATAGGTATAAAAGGGGCCTGGATTGCGGTCACAATTTCTGAAGGATTGTCTATGCTTATGAGCTTATTTTTCCTGATTAAATATAGAAAAGTATATCAATACCTTTAA
- a CDS encoding LysM peptidoglycan-binding domain-containing M23 family metallopeptidase yields MAKFFKEDLNKSQKKNSKGKNKPGELIADLNNLGKSKDDEFLKGFPKTPAEIAREEEEARARAAAEARAAAEAARLQEEENRKALQEAEAQAASLKEQEELKAVQAAIDLQSGQVKKKIEKLETRKNTLLDKVIDSIAYIEHGIGGFCIEFCQTIMHLGNCMQWAIVDSALSVVNGLKTVKKTLGNKINVYYSENPDKRWKRHQKNRKLMRQFIQTKNNLIAKEKAASARMVRFINHVDRKNEQLADKTTVIVAKGNRKFNFAREWAEINKRKLLLHFSVLIVIAICGVAVFNYCTAYEYSYNGRVLGMVKKQEDVLKIVDIVSTQLSKEHNAEINIDKNQDIKFKRVLAINEDIDDTEEVLKRLTYMKNMNAKAYGIYIDDIRVAIVDSKETAKSILKNIKSTYLVSTGDVEYEKVGFKQKIQIKQIDTKLGRIQNVDTVMQKLMTGAVSNQVHIVVPGDTLSGIAETYNMSTSELRAANPDINPEKLNIGQEIILTKPAPMLTIKTVEVATYPEPIPYETEYKDTDALYKGENNTEVQGVTGTRSVTARITRENGVQVAAVVLSSDTVSQPVTEVILRGTKERPSTVGTGNLKYPVSGFRLTSKFGPRWGRMHYGLDLACPVGTRVSAADGGTVIFAGYSGSYGYVVKIDHGNGMVTFYAHCSKLIVKRGDKVYQGQQIALSGNTGRSTGPHCHFQVNINGVPKNPFGYL; encoded by the coding sequence ATGGCAAAATTCTTCAAAGAAGATTTAAATAAATCGCAGAAAAAGAATAGTAAGGGTAAAAATAAACCAGGAGAGCTTATAGCAGATTTAAACAATCTGGGAAAAAGCAAAGACGATGAATTTTTAAAGGGATTTCCAAAGACCCCCGCAGAGATTGCCAGGGAAGAGGAAGAAGCTCGTGCCAGAGCTGCAGCGGAAGCCAGAGCTGCAGCAGAAGCGGCGAGACTGCAGGAAGAAGAAAACAGGAAAGCTTTGCAGGAAGCCGAAGCACAGGCTGCCAGCCTGAAAGAGCAGGAAGAATTAAAGGCAGTACAGGCTGCAATAGACCTACAAAGTGGCCAGGTCAAGAAGAAAATAGAAAAGCTGGAAACACGAAAAAATACACTTCTGGATAAAGTCATAGACTCCATTGCCTATATTGAACACGGCATAGGCGGCTTCTGCATAGAATTTTGCCAGACCATTATGCATTTAGGAAACTGTATGCAATGGGCAATAGTGGATTCAGCACTTTCAGTGGTCAACGGTTTAAAAACTGTCAAAAAAACTCTTGGGAACAAAATTAATGTTTATTACAGTGAGAACCCTGACAAACGATGGAAAAGGCATCAGAAAAACCGAAAACTGATGAGACAGTTTATCCAGACCAAAAATAATCTGATTGCAAAGGAAAAAGCTGCATCTGCTAGAATGGTCCGCTTTATTAATCATGTGGATCGAAAGAATGAACAATTGGCAGATAAGACAACGGTAATCGTTGCAAAAGGTAACCGGAAATTCAATTTTGCCAGAGAATGGGCAGAGATAAATAAGCGTAAGCTGTTATTACATTTTAGCGTGCTTATTGTCATCGCTATTTGTGGCGTTGCAGTCTTTAACTACTGTACGGCATATGAATATTCCTACAATGGCAGAGTTTTAGGAATGGTAAAAAAACAGGAAGACGTATTAAAGATTGTTGATATAGTAAGTACACAGCTTTCAAAAGAACATAATGCAGAAATCAATATCGATAAGAACCAGGATATAAAATTTAAGAGGGTGCTGGCCATAAATGAAGACATTGATGACACAGAAGAAGTACTTAAAAGGCTGACTTATATGAAAAACATGAATGCCAAAGCTTATGGCATTTATATAGATGATATAAGAGTTGCTATCGTAGATAGTAAGGAAACAGCTAAAAGCATATTGAAAAACATAAAATCTACATATCTGGTATCAACAGGAGATGTAGAATATGAAAAGGTTGGTTTTAAACAAAAAATCCAGATTAAACAGATTGACACCAAGCTGGGAAGAATCCAGAATGTTGACACTGTTATGCAAAAACTCATGACTGGGGCAGTTTCCAATCAGGTGCACATTGTTGTACCGGGAGATACACTCTCAGGAATAGCAGAAACCTATAACATGTCAACCAGTGAACTGAGGGCAGCTAATCCGGATATTAATCCGGAAAAGTTAAATATCGGACAGGAGATTATTCTTACAAAACCTGCACCAATGCTTACTATTAAAACCGTAGAAGTAGCAACGTATCCGGAACCGATTCCTTATGAGACGGAATACAAGGATACAGATGCTTTATATAAAGGAGAGAACAATACAGAAGTGCAGGGAGTTACAGGCACCCGTTCTGTTACAGCTCGAATCACCAGGGAAAACGGTGTTCAGGTTGCTGCTGTTGTTTTATCTTCTGATACGGTTTCACAACCAGTTACAGAGGTAATTCTCCGAGGGACCAAAGAGCGTCCATCCACAGTTGGCACAGGAAATCTGAAATATCCTGTATCTGGTTTCAGGCTCACTTCCAAATTCGGACCAAGATGGGGCAGAATGCATTATGGTTTGGATTTGGCATGCCCAGTGGGAACCAGAGTCAGTGCTGCTGATGGCGGTACTGTAATATTTGCAGGATACAGCGGATCTTATGGTTATGTTGTAAAAATAGATCATGGAAATGGTATGGTTACTTTCTATGCGCACTGCAGCAAGCTAATTGTAAAAAGAGGCGATAAAGTTTATCAGGGACAGCAAATAGCACTTTCAGGGAATACTGGAAGAAGTACGGGGCCACATTGTCACTTCCAGGTAAATATAAATGGTGTGCCAAAAAATCCGTTTGGTTATCTGTAG
- a CDS encoding GNAT family N-acetyltransferase produces MIETSLPDFIIRFAEKPDAPLIVKYIRDLASYENELEDVTVTPETLEKYMFDQKGAECLIGEFNGNPVGFAFFHNSFSTFLGKPGINLVDLYIEPDMRGRGYGKAMLSYLAKLTKERDCGRLEWWVHDWNESAAKHYLNWGAEMVKYIRVYRMDGQPLDKFSKEFK; encoded by the coding sequence ATGATTGAAACAAGTTTGCCGGATTTTATCATCAGGTTTGCTGAGAAGCCGGACGCTCCCCTCATTGTTAAATACATAAGGGACTTAGCTTCTTATGAAAATGAACTGGAAGATGTGACGGTAACCCCTGAAACTCTGGAAAAGTACATGTTTGATCAGAAAGGTGCAGAATGTTTAATTGGCGAATTCAACGGAAATCCTGTGGGCTTTGCCTTTTTTCACAACAGTTTCTCTACATTTCTTGGAAAACCAGGGATTAATTTAGTCGATCTTTACATTGAGCCAGATATGAGAGGTCGGGGATATGGTAAGGCAATGCTCTCGTATCTTGCAAAACTTACAAAAGAAAGAGATTGCGGTCGATTAGAATGGTGGGTACATGACTGGAACGAATCCGCTGCTAAGCATTACCTTAACTGGGGCGCTGAAATGGTGAAATATATCCGGGTATACCGGATGGATGGCCAACCGCTTGACAAATTTTCAAAAGAGTTTAAATAA
- a CDS encoding flavin reductase, whose protein sequence is MDNNALFKIGYGLYVLTAKEGDKDNGCIVNTVMQVTSSPLVIALGVNKQNYTHDMIMRTKEFNVSVLDVNSQFSIFQNFGFQSGKDTDKFADFKAAERAQNDILYITENSNAYISGKVLEAIDFGTHTLFKAEVTDAKCFSNAETLTYSYYQQHVKPAPKPVEKSGWRCKICGYVYEGDPLPEDFICPICKHGAADFEKITV, encoded by the coding sequence TTGGACAATAACGCACTATTTAAAATTGGCTATGGTCTTTATGTTTTAACAGCTAAGGAAGGCGATAAGGATAACGGCTGTATCGTTAATACAGTAATGCAGGTTACAAGTTCACCACTTGTTATTGCATTAGGTGTCAATAAGCAAAATTATACCCATGATATGATTATGAGAACAAAAGAATTTAACGTGTCTGTACTGGATGTTAATTCGCAGTTTTCAATCTTCCAGAATTTTGGATTCCAATCTGGCAAAGACACAGATAAATTTGCCGACTTTAAGGCTGCAGAAAGAGCACAAAATGATATCTTATATATAACAGAAAATTCAAATGCATATATTTCAGGAAAAGTACTGGAAGCTATCGATTTTGGCACACACACATTATTTAAAGCAGAAGTAACAGATGCTAAGTGTTTTTCAAATGCAGAGACACTTACATACAGCTATTACCAGCAGCATGTTAAGCCAGCTCCAAAGCCAGTAGAAAAGTCAGGCTGGAGATGCAAGATCTGCGGATATGTATATGAGGGAGATCCACTTCCTGAAGACTTTATCTGCCCGATTTGCAAACATGGGGCTGCTGATTTTGAAAAAATAACTGTGTAA
- a CDS encoding M20 family metallopeptidase translates to MYREKLTQYIDNKQSEMLKNLADFIQIPSISENKNQVSEALNYALNLGKSLGFKVSLVLDGQVGVIEMGGGQETLGILSHVDVVAPGDMDKWMTPLLRLLSNRAISMEEAPLMIRGPSLLLYMP, encoded by the coding sequence ATGTACAGGGAAAAACTTACACAGTATATAGACAATAAACAATCCGAAATGTTGAAAAATCTTGCTGACTTTATTCAGATACCCAGCATATCTGAAAATAAGAATCAGGTATCAGAGGCTCTGAATTATGCTTTAAACTTAGGAAAAAGCCTGGGATTTAAAGTGAGTTTGGTTTTAGATGGTCAAGTAGGTGTTATTGAAATGGGAGGAGGACAAGAGACTTTAGGCATTTTATCTCATGTAGATGTTGTAGCACCTGGAGATATGGACAAATGGATGACCCCCCTTTTGAGGCTGTTATCAAATCGGGCAATATCTATGGAAGAGGCGCCCTTGATGATAAGGGGGCCATCATTGCTTCTTTATATGCCATGA
- the udk gene encoding uridine kinase, which yields MEDEEVIVIGIAGGTGSGKSTLINKIKEEFNDDITVISHDFYYKEHSNMPFKDRSLLNYDHPDAFDTDLMIEHIKLLKDRKEAWCPVYDFTIHNRVSEKLVLNPSKVVVVEGILIFENKELLNLLDIKVFVDTDADVRIIRRILRDVKERGRSLDSVVTQYLTTVKPMHEQFVEPSKKYADIIIPEGGFNTVALQMLNQRIHALLD from the coding sequence ATGGAAGATGAAGAAGTTATTGTAATTGGTATTGCTGGTGGCACAGGAAGTGGAAAAAGCACACTGATAAATAAAATTAAAGAAGAATTTAATGATGATATTACAGTAATTTCCCATGATTTTTACTATAAGGAGCATAGCAATATGCCTTTTAAAGACAGGTCCCTTTTAAACTATGATCATCCCGATGCTTTTGACACAGATTTAATGATAGAACATATCAAGTTGTTAAAGGACAGAAAAGAGGCCTGGTGTCCCGTGTATGATTTTACCATTCACAACCGTGTGTCTGAAAAATTAGTTTTAAATCCATCAAAAGTTGTGGTGGTAGAAGGTATCCTGATTTTTGAAAACAAAGAACTTTTAAATTTACTGGATATAAAAGTCTTTGTAGACACAGATGCGGACGTACGAATTATCCGTCGTATATTAAGGGATGTAAAGGAACGGGGCAGAAGCCTTGATTCAGTTGTGACACAATACCTTACCACAGTTAAACCCATGCACGAGCAATTTGTGGAACCCAGTAAAAAGTATGCTGATATCATAATTCCTGAAGGGGGATTTAATACAGTGGCATTGCAGATGCTCAATCAAAGAATACATGCATTGTTAGATTAG
- a CDS encoding Na+/H+ antiporter NhaC family protein, producing the protein METFGLLSLIPVIVILVFALITKDTFISLFLGVASGFIIVAHGHPLTAFNGFLDGLYTVMKDHNTAWVLILCGLFGSLVMLMQESGGVLGFSNLTHKVLKTRKASLIGTWILGIIVFVDDYLNSLAVAAAVRDITDKHKVSREMLAYIVNSTGVTVCAIVPISTWSAFMSAQMEKAHMTEGFSPATAYVHAIPFMFYAWLAVLIVPLFCLKIIPLFGPMKKAEERALKKGQVFSEASKAALVEIPDEEKKFANIPCRAFNFLVPMLVVAALTIITEDILIGLFAAIGVCFVMYLPQRLMTVQKFFDNVMNGLVDMFPTLVIIVLSYVLIEVNNQLGLVDFVVKVALNTVNPALLPVTIFIVIGLLSFASGSFWGLAAIAFPIVGPLASALGVNNFLCAGALVSAIAFGGHICMYSDTVILASASTQTTNAEYFRTSAPLVMIPFGLAAILYLALGLIL; encoded by the coding sequence ATGGAAACATTTGGTTTACTAAGTTTAATACCAGTAATAGTAATTCTTGTTTTTGCACTTATAACAAAAGACACTTTTATATCGTTGTTTCTTGGGGTTGCATCAGGCTTTATCATTGTAGCCCACGGTCATCCTTTAACTGCCTTTAATGGCTTCTTAGACGGGCTTTATACTGTGATGAAAGACCACAATACCGCCTGGGTGTTAATACTTTGTGGCTTGTTTGGTTCTTTGGTCATGCTCATGCAGGAATCAGGAGGGGTTTTAGGTTTTTCTAATTTAACTCACAAGGTATTGAAAACAAGAAAGGCTTCGTTGATTGGAACCTGGATTTTAGGCATTATTGTCTTTGTGGATGATTATCTGAACTCCCTTGCTGTAGCTGCTGCGGTAAGAGATATTACCGATAAGCATAAAGTTTCCAGAGAAATGCTGGCATATATAGTAAATTCCACTGGGGTAACGGTCTGTGCTATTGTGCCAATCTCCACCTGGTCTGCTTTTATGAGTGCGCAGATGGAAAAAGCTCATATGACAGAAGGCTTTTCTCCTGCAACGGCTTATGTTCACGCTATTCCTTTTATGTTTTATGCATGGCTTGCTGTTTTGATTGTCCCTCTGTTCTGTTTAAAAATAATTCCTTTATTTGGGCCTATGAAAAAGGCTGAAGAGCGCGCTTTAAAAAAGGGACAGGTTTTTTCAGAGGCTTCAAAAGCTGCCTTGGTAGAAATACCTGATGAAGAGAAAAAATTTGCGAATATTCCTTGCAGGGCTTTTAATTTTCTAGTTCCCATGCTGGTGGTTGCCGCTCTGACTATTATTACAGAAGATATCCTGATTGGCCTTTTTGCTGCCATTGGCGTATGTTTTGTCATGTACCTTCCACAGCGTTTAATGACTGTCCAGAAATTCTTTGACAATGTTATGAATGGTCTGGTTGACATGTTTCCAACGTTAGTAATAATTGTTTTATCCTATGTGCTGATTGAAGTAAATAACCAGCTTGGACTGGTTGATTTCGTTGTAAAAGTTGCGTTAAATACTGTTAATCCCGCATTGCTCCCGGTTACAATATTTATAGTAATAGGTCTCTTATCCTTTGCTTCTGGTAGTTTCTGGGGACTAGCTGCCATTGCTTTCCCTATTGTGGGGCCTCTGGCTTCTGCTCTTGGGGTTAATAACTTTCTATGCGCAGGAGCATTAGTCTCTGCCATAGCCTTTGGTGGGCACATTTGCATGTATTCAGATACTGTTATCCTGGCATCCGCGTCAACTCAGACCACCAATGCAGAGTACTTTAGGACTTCGGCTCCCTTAGTAATGATTCCATTTGGGCTGGCTGCCATTCTTTATCTGGCCCTTGGCTTAATCTTGTAA
- a CDS encoding Sapep family Mn(2+)-dependent dipeptidase, producing MDDPPFEAVIKSGNIYGRGALDDKGAIIASLYAMKAVCDLGIPLTKKIQLILGTQEEVEWTDMDAYVKQYPLPDYGFTPDGEFPLCNIEKGCLDITMSFPLGKVTEEKDVLISISAGTASNIVPGTCTADIIRCSQSTSSVIDSHTIPGKAVHSCQPEKGENAIFNMADFLSGINLNQNKLLDLIYMINDKFRDTYGKELGLYNEDEYYNGEFVHRNVFTPTIFKVENNVATLIVNIRYSYGTDVSHIIDTFKHLAESYGGSLVSYNDLPAVYVSKDRPFLQAFAKAYEEVSGRKNDFVLAYGGSYAKAMPNIVSWGPIFPEDEDTCHEENEYISIKSLMDNTKIFAAAISEIVLSEKSFR from the coding sequence ATGGATGACCCCCCTTTTGAGGCTGTTATCAAATCGGGCAATATCTATGGAAGAGGCGCCCTTGATGATAAGGGGGCCATCATTGCTTCTTTATATGCCATGAAAGCTGTGTGTGATCTGGGCATTCCCCTGACAAAAAAAATACAGCTTATTTTGGGAACTCAGGAAGAAGTTGAGTGGACAGATATGGATGCCTATGTTAAACAGTATCCTTTACCTGACTATGGTTTTACACCAGATGGAGAATTTCCCTTATGTAATATAGAAAAGGGTTGTCTGGACATCACCATGAGTTTTCCTCTGGGCAAAGTCACAGAAGAAAAGGATGTCTTAATCTCTATCTCCGCTGGTACTGCGTCAAACATCGTCCCAGGTACCTGCACTGCAGATATAATCCGATGTTCACAAAGTACATCTTCCGTGATAGATTCTCATACAATCCCAGGAAAAGCCGTCCATTCCTGCCAGCCTGAAAAAGGAGAAAATGCAATTTTTAATATGGCTGATTTTTTATCTGGTATAAATCTGAATCAGAATAAACTTCTTGATTTAATCTACATGATAAATGATAAATTCAGAGATACATATGGCAAAGAGCTTGGGCTTTACAATGAAGATGAATATTACAACGGAGAATTCGTTCACAGAAATGTATTTACTCCAACCATTTTTAAAGTTGAAAACAATGTAGCAACGTTAATTGTTAATATACGATATTCTTACGGCACTGATGTCAGCCATATTATAGATACCTTCAAACATTTAGCAGAAAGCTATGGGGGCTCCTTAGTCTCGTATAATGATTTGCCAGCTGTTTATGTAAGTAAAGACCGACCTTTTTTACAGGCTTTTGCCAAGGCCTATGAGGAAGTAAGTGGCCGTAAAAATGATTTTGTTCTGGCCTATGGAGGCTCTTACGCTAAGGCCATGCCAAATATTGTATCCTGGGGACCTATTTTTCCTGAAGATGAAGATACCTGCCATGAAGAAAATGAGTACATATCCATAAAAAGCCTGATGGATAATACCAAAATTTTTGCTGCGGCTATCAGCGAAATCGTTCTTTCGGAAAAGTCTTTCAGATAA
- a CDS encoding P-loop NTPase family protein, translating to MIREKAEAEASARRQQVYEKLPEIKQIDEEVRELGMRLSRIMVSGADNAKEQLGRFRIKIDALGEEKAFKLTENNFPVDYMEIRYKCDKCKDTGTNDMGERCSCFNERLSEAEIWQNSSKKI from the coding sequence ATGATCAGAGAAAAAGCTGAGGCTGAAGCATCTGCAAGACGCCAGCAGGTATATGAGAAACTGCCTGAAATAAAGCAGATAGATGAAGAAGTAAGAGAATTAGGTATGAGACTTTCAAGAATAATGGTTTCTGGAGCAGACAATGCCAAAGAACAGCTTGGAAGGTTTAGGATTAAGATTGATGCTTTAGGTGAAGAAAAAGCCTTTAAGCTTACAGAAAATAATTTCCCTGTGGACTATATGGAAATCCGGTATAAATGTGATAAATGTAAGGACACGGGAACGAATGATATGGGGGAACGTTGCAGCTGTTTTAATGAACGGCTTAGCGAAGCAGAAATATGGCAAAATTCTTCAAAGAAGATTTAA